The DNA sequence TCAGTGAAGTTAGACTGGAAGCAAATGTCCTTGGAGATTTGACACCAGGCCTTTAAAGGTAAAGGTTACATGTAATATGTGAGATATAAGATGGGATTTACATTGTATATAACAGTAATAGAGAAACAAAGATTATAATGAAGTGCAATGCATGGGACCAGGGATAAATATTACCTCTACATTCTCATCTAGGTTCTTTCCTGGATTAGGCACAATGGGAATGAGGATGAATCTCAGTCGTTCTCTACAAAGAGATCAGGGTCAGTTCAAAATCAGAGTATCACAGAGGAAGAATGGAGGAGactgatttttaaaaaaatgtaaactaTACCCCTTGATTTTAGTCTTTATTTGGGGCCTAAGTGTGGCATTAACTTCTGTTGGCAAACCCACCTTTCCCTGTAGACCAGCATGCAGGCCAATATGAAGAGTGTCATGGTACCCACTAATGACAATACTGGCTTCCACACAGACATTGAGCTGCCAGATATTTCTAGGCCAAAGAGAAATGTTGACATGACAAAGTCCTGACAGAAGTCTGAGCACTACTTTATAACCATAAAGCAAAGCAGAGATGTTGTATGTATTTACCTGTGATGTTATTTCCCTTCCTGGAATCCCATTGAATAGGCTGACTCCATTCACTCCAGAACTTGGACTCGCCACACATGTTGTTGACTCGTGCTCTCACTTGAAACTCATACCGACTGCTCTTTAACGGGAAAGCCACAGCATACTTCTGTTCCTTGCTTGGAGTAGATGTCTGAAGAAAGGAAcaaagagagtggaggagggagagagttttTTTCAAAGATTTGTCCAGCATTTTGTTGAAAAATGACCAGTAGGCTTGTGTCCAAACAGTAGTCCAACTCCTGAGTCCTGATCCATGCCCACCTTCCACTTGTCGCCGTTTATTCTGTAGCGAACTTCACTCTCAATGCATAAGGTGTTCTTGCTGTTGTTCCAGTACAGATTCAGCTCTGGGTCTTTGTTCATCTCAACTGACAGGTTGACAGGAGGGTAAAGCTTCACTAGAAAAAGCGTTAAGGAGGGTCAAATGTTAACGACACATCAAATGAAGATTGAAATTGGAAAAACACCAGTTAAAAAGCCTAAAGATGACTATTGCTCTTCATGTTACATGCTGTTCTGTATGTAAGGTTATGATTTGATTGAGAAAAATAACCTACCCATGCTTTTCAGGTTATGGTCCTGCACataactgttgttctgatggaccAGCTTGGTTGTCAGTGTTCTAAACCTGTCAGACTTGTCATAGGACAGTCTACATCCCACAGCATAACTCTCCTCCTGGAGATATGTTGTGCACTCCTCCATCTTACCTTTGATGAACCTAAACACATACCATGTGAAATTGATGGATGAGAATTAGTAACAAAGTACGGATATTCAAGATTTGACAGAGATACACTCCCCCCCGTTTGTATTCGGACAGTGAAGCGATTATAAATGTTTTGGGCTCTGTACTCCAatattttggatttgagatgttTCCTATGAGgcaacagtacagaatgtcaatTTTTATTCACGGGTATTTTCAAACATAATGTATGCATTTTACAGTTAGGAAATGAAAGCATttttatgtatctagtccccccatttgaagaaGTCTTAAGTATTTTGGCAAATTAACTTATGTGTTATAGTAGTCAAAAGtgacaaacttgttggatgcatttgcagtttgttttgagTTATATTTTGCCTAATAGCAACTGAATGGTGAATGATGACTGGAGTAATTTTCTTTCTGTGAtaagatgtttctgaacacttctaaatTAATCCTGATAATGCCATGATTAAGAAAATAAATCATGAATAGTGATGAGTGAGAAGGTTATAAAagatacaacaaaacatactaacctctcaccattacccataacaggggaggttagcattgttAGGGGGTATGATCTTTGTGCCTCTGCAACCTTCTCACTCATCATTTTTCAGGATTcatgattatccataatcattATAGTATCCACATTaatccgcgacgcggatcctgtgttctgccttaccaacaggacaacggaatggatcgcatgcagcgacccaagaaaacgactccgaaaaagagggaaacgaggcggtcttctggtcagactccgaacaagggcacatcgcgcaccactccccagcattcttcttgccaatgtccagtctcttgacaacaaggttgacgaaatccgagcaagggtggcattccagagggacatcagagactgcaacgttctctgcttcacggaaacatggctcactgggaagacgctatccgatgcggtgcagccaacgggtttctccacgcatcgcgccgacagaaacaaacatctttctggtaagaagagtggcgggggcgtatgtatgcctcatgactaacgagacatggtgtgatgaaggaaacatacaggaactcaaatccttctgttcacctgatttagaattcctcacaatcaaatgtagaccgcattatcttccaagagaattctcttcgattataatcacagccgtatatatcccccgcaagcagacacatcgatggctctgaacgaactttatttaactctttgcaaactggaaaccatttatccggaggctgcattcattgtagctggggattttaacaaagctaatctgaaaacaagactccctaaattttatcagcatatcgattgcgcaaccatgggtggtaaaaccttggatcattgttactctaacttccgcgacgcatataaggccctgccccgccccctttcggaaaagctgaccacgactccattttgctgatccctgcctacaggcagaaactcaaacaagaggctcccacgctgaggtctgtccaacgctggtcagaccaagctgactccacactccaagactgcttccatcacgtggactgggacatgtttagtATTGcatcagataaaaatattgacgaatacgctgattcggtgtgcgagttcattagaacgtgcgtcgaagatgtcgttcccatagcaacgataaaaacattccctaaccagaaaccgtggattgatggcagcattcgcgtgaaactgaaagcgcgaaccactgcttttaatcagggaaaggtgtctggcaacatgaccgaatacaaacagtgcagctattccctccgcaaggctattaaacaagctaagcgtcattacagagacaaagtggaatctcaattcaatggctcagacacaagaggcatgtggcagggtctacagtcaatcacggactacaagaagaaactcagcccagtcacggaccaggatgtcttgttcccaggcagactaaataacttttttgcccgctttgaggacaatacagtgccactgacacggcctgcaacgaaaacatgcagtctctccttcaTTGCAGCCGAGGTgaataagacatttaaacgtgttaaccctcgccaggctgcaggcccagatggcatccccagctgcgccctcagagcatgcgcagaacagctggccggtgtgtttacggacatattcaatcaatccctataccagtctgctgttcccacatgcttcaagagggccaccattgttcctgttcccaagaaagctaaggtaactgagctaaacgactaccgccccgtagcactcacttccgtcatcatgaagtgctttgagagactagtcaaggaccatatcacctccaccctacctgacaccctagacccactccaatttgcttaccgcccaaataggtccacagacgatgcaatctcaaccacactgcacactgccctaacccacctggacaagaggaatacctatgtgagaatgctgttcatcgactacagctcggcattcaacaccatagtaccctccaagctcgtcatcaagctagagaccctgggtctcgaccccgccctgtgcaactgggtactggacttcctgacgggccgcccccaggtggtgagggtaggcaacaacatctcctccccgctgatcctcaacacggggggccccacaaggttgcgttctgagccctctcctgtactccctgttcacccacgactgcgtggccacgcacgcctccaactcaatcatcaagtttgcggacgacacaacagtggtaggcttgattaccaacaacgacgagacggcctacagggaggaggtgagggccctcggagtgtggtgtcaggaaaataacctcacactcaacgtcaacaaaactaaggagatgattgtggacttcaggaaacagcagagggaacaccccctatccacatcgatggaacagtagtggagagggtagaaagttttaagttcctcggcatacacatcacagacaaactgaattggccCACTCACACTGGCAgctgcgcctcttcaacctcaggaagctgaagaaattcggcttgtcaccaaaagcactcacaaacttctacagatgcacaatcgagagcatcctggcgggctgtatcaccgcctggtacggcaactgagggtagtgaggtctgcacaacgcatcaccgggggcaaactacctgccctccaggacacctacaccacccgatgttacaggaaggccataaagatcatcaaggacatcaaccacccaaaccactgcctgttcaccccgctatcatccagaaggcgaggtcagtacaggtgtatcaaagctgggacagagagactgaaaaacagcttctatctcaaggccatcagactgttaaacagccaccactaacattgagtggctgctgccaacacactgtcattgacactgaaccaactccagccactttaataatgggaattgatgggaaatgatgtaaatatatcactagccactttaaacaatgctaccttatataatgttacttaccctacattattcatctcatatgcatacgtatatactgtactctacatcatcgactgcatccttatgtaatacatgtatcactagccactttaactatgccactttgtttactttgtctacatactcatctcatatgtatatactgtactcgataccatctactgtatgctgctctgtaccatcactcattcatatatccttatgtacatgttctttatccccttacactgtgtataagacagtagttttggaattgttagttagattacttgttggttatcactgcattgtcggaactagaagcacaagcatttcgctacactcgcattaacatctgctaaccatgtgtatgtgacaaataaaaatgtgatttgatttgaagtgttcGGGAACATCTTCATTTCTTAATAACAATAAAAGTCACTCCAAAATGACATAatacattattcaccattcagttCCTATTGGGCTAAATATAATCAGAAATACAACCAAAACAAAATGCAAATGCATTCAAAGAGTTCGTAGAGTCACAAGATTGATGTGGTCATTGAGTGCTAGGAATTTTGGACCAAATACTTGGCAAGCATTTTGGGCAAAGACCTCAACACCCATCACATTGCACTAACCTGCTGCTGAAAAAGGTGAAGTTGACCTCTGGGATCCTCTGTTCACTCCAGATGCAGTTGACATAATCCAGATTAATGATCAGGCAGTTTACATCTGAAAAAATGGAACAGAAGTTGAAAATCTGTTTCTAATATGACATTACACCGAATCTTTTAAAGGGGAGCTGTGTTATGATATCAATAGGAGATGCATAATTACATTGGGCGCTAACAGTGTTTTAAGAGACAAATCAGATAATATATATTAAGGGTCTATACCTTCATGTATATCATGACTAGAGTACTTTTCCACCATCACATTGAATTAAATGAATAATTTTATCAGTATGCGAATGTATGAGACAAGATGGATGGCCATGTTACAGGAAACCACAAAGTAGTTGACGTCAATCTCAGACTAGCAGGGGACTTTTGGTGTCGCATCAGCAATAGAAATGGCACATGAAACTTTacttttcagattattttgtgtttCTAGGAAGTTATGTAATAGTTTGATCCAATAAATTGCTATAATACCTGGTATAAAGTGTAATttgtttattatttgatgactCCCAAAGAAAGGGTAATTAAATTGGCATTATGTAATTACATTACATACCAGGTATCAATTCAATAAATATTGTTTAACCAAAAAATTGAGTTTTTTAAATGTAACGATTATATTTCCTGAACATAGAATACTATATGTCATAGTCTAAAACAGTTATTAATAACTGGAGaggaaaaaaacatatatatcaTTTGCTGAAACACTTTTGTGAACATTGAAAAAAAATTCAAGACAAATGTCAACTGAGCGGAAACCATCCATCAACATGAGCACACGATAAAATAATCAGAAGATAATCTATTTTATTAACACAAATACATGTTAAAAATTATAATAAATCCTACAAAGATTCTCTAAGATTAAAAACAGTCAAAAGTTAAGGGCACATTGGCCGGATGTGTTGTTGTAGCACCAGGTCTTAAACAGGTTGAATAAATTAACATTAAAATAAATGGCACAGGTGTAGCATCATTATTCCAACAGAACAATCTTACTGTGTGTGGAGGGAGCCTCATATCcttggagagagatgaggagaaacaACCAGCTTCCAACCATCTTCATGTCAAAATGGATGACAGTGGGAATGAACATAACTAGCTATACGCTAATGCATTTGTGTATGGCTGCTCAGTGACTTCCTCTTTTATCCCCTTTAGATTAACTTTTGTTAAACAGCCATGGTAGGTGTTACATTTCCTGTTCCACTGGCCACATCCTTACATCTATGAAAAACACAGAAAGACAAACTACAGAAAAGAACATTACAGGGGGATTGTACAGACCATTAATAATCTACAACTATAAAGTAAATTAACTATGCACGTTCATTAACAGTCAGTAGGTAAGCGATAAACACAGAAGCTttgtgtgttgttatgtgttaataACATTTAGACTACATTACCCAGCGGGCTATGCGGGCGTGGGAGTTGGTTAAAGAATGCCTTGCATGGCTAAACATGGAGTTGTCTAGCTGAAATATATGTTCATTAAAAGTAGTTAAACCTACGCCCCGGTTTGTCATTATATAAGgaacaaacataacactttgtacaTAATTAGATTATAAATAACACTTAATCCAATGTTTGTTAACAATCAAAAGTTagtaaaaacaaacatttagTATAGTATATCCTTTTGAATTTAAAGTAGGCCGTCTATAAATATGCGTTGTGCTGATACTGATTAACTTGAAGCAAATGAGAAGTTCctgtgtaaaacatttttttttacatttaaaaaaagttcCAGTTAGTGTCAGTTCCACTACTTAAGCTTCAATCAAGTTGCCAGAATTCATCAGCTACATCATCTGTCTTTTTTCTACTTAAAAAGGGTACAGGCACCAAAAGGAAGTCTGTGGCAGGGCTTTGACACGgaaacatacaggtgtagg is a window from the Oncorhynchus keta strain PuntledgeMale-10-30-2019 chromosome 6, Oket_V2, whole genome shotgun sequence genome containing:
- the LOC118384975 gene encoding cytokine receptor common subunit gamma-like, with protein sequence MFIPTVIHFDMKMVGSWLFLLISLQGYEAPSTHNVNCLIINLDYVNCIWSEQRIPEVNFTFFSSRFIKGKMEECTTYLQEESYAVGCRLSYDKSDRFRTLTTKLVHQNNSYVQDHNLKSMVKLYPPVNLSVEMNKDPELNLYWNNSKNTLCIESEVRYRINGDKWKTSTPSKEQKYAVAFPLKSSRYEFQVRARVNNMCGESKFWSEWSQPIQWDSRKGNNITEISGSSMSVWKPVLSLVGTMTLFILACMLVYRERERLRFILIPIVPNPGKNLDENVEAWCQISKDICFQSNFTELACPVREYSLVPQTGSVSESESNFSILTDQSDLLSTCSSSASTFPVTSENEQAGIE